A genomic stretch from Psilocybe cubensis strain MGC-MH-2018 chromosome 1, whole genome shotgun sequence includes:
- a CDS encoding Pseudouridine-metabolizing bifunctional protein C1861.05, whose product MSILRSLQGTRVRSLHRGFSTLSDLHSGNRTLLKGTPVDIHPEVEEALAHNKPVVALETALVTHGFPYPSSLKLPLDLEQIVRSTGSIPATIGIIGGRVKIGMTREELDRLASRVNKPAKISRRDIAAAIALKADGGTTCSGTLVFTALAGIKVFATGGLGGVHRGGEKSLDISADLPELTRCPVGLVSSGVKSILDIPRTLEYLETLGVPVITYNQSKEFPAFFSRHSGQNVPWNMDNPSVVAEMLFAQHQLGMQNGALIAVPIPEEYEEIGKEIQEYVNQAVLESERNGISQSGKDATPWLLSRIAELSAGKSLPSNIALLENTALVGGQIAVKYQELVNRAAYTSGNKSSSIFHPQSTPSASSFSDHSNGENAHHVNLYPLRTQTQFDLPINQPPANVVVIGSAAVDITSQEHPNTNSALAVHSTAPGRVNLTLGGVGRNIAEASHRIMEARFPSLSTVLISSVGRDAFGHLLVDKFNEFGIRTDGLIRLDHASAVCNMVLDSKGTLVGGVADMTIVKTMTSDVILPLLKKHTPTIVAVDGNLSPETITSIVEYCEIHAIKENSSEPTSVIKSTAILPAIKSSQQVNIPAKPVAFCTPNLLELDHIYDAAQSDLLEVDNSSWWSTITSFNLGSAYRNDLEQLARMPASDKPDSNATLAFLIDEGIAQKAIHLLPYFQHLVIKCGDQGVLVAMCIDAKDAATSGWARLRSNPKQRYVIAHGNSDEIILLQHFPSLPIAALENVTGAGDSFVGALLATLASDTNALYHPKSLKDAIYVAQKAAVLTLQSHSAVSPALSTIDN is encoded by the exons ATGTCTATACTGCGGTCTCTCCAGGGAACCAGAGTCAGGTCCCTACATCGCGGGTTCTCTACATTATCTGACCTCCATTCTGGCAACCGTACTCTGTTGAAAGGTACACCGGTTGATATTCACCCAGAGGTGGAGGAAGCTCTTGCGCATAACAAACCAGTTGTTGCACTTGAGACTGCACTTGTCACCCATGGATTCCCGTACCCGTCAAGCCTCAAACTTCCGTTGGACCTTGAACAGATTGTGCGGTCTACCGGCTCTATTCCTGCTACAATTGGTATTATTGGAGGACGTGTCAAAATCGGGATGACTAGAGAAGAGTTGGACCGATTGGCATCGAGGGTTAACAAGCCCGCCAAAATATCTCGTCGTGACATTGCAGCAGCTATTGCCTTGAAAGCCGACGGTG GTACAACCTGTAGCGGCACTCTTGTATTTACCGCTTTGGCTGGGATTAAG GTTTTTGCGACCGGCGG GCTTGGTGGTGTCCACCGTGGCGGCGAGAAGT CATTGGACATCTCTGCTGACCTACCGGAACTCACAAGGTGTCCTGTAGGACTGGTTTCGTCTGGTGTAAAGTCAATCTTGGATATCCCAAG GACACTCGAATACCTT GAAACTCTTGGAGTTCCGGTCATCACCTACAACCAATCAAAAGAGTTTCCGGCATTCTTCTCCCGACATAGCGGTCAAAAT GTTCCATGGAATATGGACAATCCTTCGGTGGTAGCCGAAATGTTAT TTGCGCAACATCAGCTAGGAATGCAAAATGGTGCATTAATCGCCGTACCGATTCCAGAAGAATACGAGGAGATAGGGAAGGAGATCCAAGAATACGTAAACCAAGCCGTGCTGGAATCGGAACGGAATGGAATTAGTCAAAGTGGAAAAGATGCCACCCCATGGCTTCTGTCAAGAATAGCTGAACTCAGCGCTGGAAAATCTTTACCTTCAAACATAGCTCTCTTGGAAAACACTGCCCTTGTCG GTGGTCAAATTGCTGTTAAGTATCAAGAACTAGTCAACCGGGCC GCCTATACTTCAGGCAATAAGAGCTCTTCTATTTTCCATCCCCAGAGTACTCCGTCGGCGTCGTCCTTTTCTGACCACTCTAACGGAGAAAACGCTCATCATGTGAATTTATACCCTCTGAGAACTCAAACACAATTTGACCTCCCTATAAACCAGCCGCCTGCAAATGTCGTTGTCATTGGTTCGGCTGCAGTGGATATCACCTCTCAGGAACATCCCAACACAAACTCTGCTCTTGCCGTACATTCGACCGCTCCTGGTCGTGTGAACCTGACATTAGGAGGCGTTGGTCGCAACATAGCTGAGGCGTCACATCGCATTATGGAAGCCAGATTTCCAAGTCTATCAACAGTGCTAATCAGTTCAGTTGGTCGTGATGCATTTGGACATCTACTCGTGGATAAATTTAACGAATTCGGAATCCGCACGGATGGCCTCATAAGACTCGATCATGCAAGCGCCGTATGCAACATGGTTTTGGACAGTAAAGGGACATTGGTAGGAGGAGTGGCAGACATGACCATTGTTAAGACCATGACTAGCGACGTG ATACTTCCGCTTTTGAAGAAGCACACACCGACCATTGTGGCAGTAGATGGTAATCTCTCTCCAGAAACTATCACATCCATTGTGGAATACTGTGAAATACATGCTATCAAAG AAAATTCTAGCGAACCTACTTCGGTTATCAAATCCACCGCTATTCTTCCAGCCATAAAATCCTCTCAGCAAGTAAACATCCCTGCAAAACCAGTTGCATTCTGTACACCAAATCTACTTGAGCTGGACCATATCTACGACGCTGCACAGTCTGACTTGCTAGAAGTCGACAATTCCTCTTGGTGGTCTACAATTACGAGCTTCAACCTTGGCTCGGCATATAGAAATGATCTCGAACAACTAGCGCGCATGCCAGCATCCGATAAACCTGACTCGAACGCAACATTGGCGTTTCTCATCGATGAAGGAATAGCTCAGAAGGCCATTCATCTCCTCCCGTACTTCCAGCACCTCGTCATCAAATGTGGAGATCAGGGTGTATTGGTTGCGATGTGCATTGATGCTAAAGATGCAGCTACTTCAGGCTGGGCCAGGTTACGCAGTAATCCAAAACAAAGATATGTAATTGCTCACGGCAACTCGGACGAGATCATTTTACTCCAACACTTCCCATCTCTACCTATTGCTGCTTTGGAAAACGTGACGGGCGCTGGCGACTCATTTGTCGGTGCACTCTTGGCCACTTTGGCAAGTGACACCAATGCATTATATCATCCCAAGAGTCTTAAAGACGCCATTTACGTGGCCCAAAAGGCCGCTGTGTTGACTCTGCAGAGTCATTCGGCAGTCTCTCCTGCACTGTCCACGATAGACAATTGA
- a CDS encoding ADP,ATP carrier protein: MSDAKKGKSPREFAIDFMMGGVSAAVAKTSAAPIERIKLLVQNQDEMIKQGRLATPYKGIGDAFSRTYRDEGILSLWRGNTANVIRYFPTQALNFAFKDYFKSLFGFKKSEGYWKWFAGNVASGGAAGASSLLFVYSLDYARTRLANDAKSAKGGGTRQFNGLVDVYRKTLASDGIAGLYRGFVPSVVGIIVYRGLYFGVYDSLKPVVLVGQLEGSFLASFGLGWGVTIGAGLASYPLDTIRRRMMMTSGSGVNYKSMFDAGSQIIAKEGTKSLFKGAGANILRGVAGAGVLSLYDKLQEIMFGKVYSGGGLAGRFKSFI; this comes from the exons ATGTCGGACGCAAAGAAGGGCAAGTCGCCCCGTGAATTCGCCA TCGATTTCATGATGGGTGGTGTGTCTGCT GCTGTCGCTAAGACCTCCGCAGCTCCCATTGAGCGCATCAAGCTCCTGGTCCAGAACCAGGACGAGATG ATCAAGCAGGGTCGTCTTGCCACCCCTTACAAGGGTATCGGCGATGCTTTCAGCCGCACCTACCGCGATGAGGGTATCCTTTCATTGTGGAGAGGAAACACTGCCAATGTCATCCGTTACTTCCCCACTCAGGCTCTGAACTTCGCTTTCA AGGATTACTTCAAGTCCTTGTTCGGTTTCAAGAAGAGCGAAGGCTACTGGAAGTGGTTCGCTGGCAACGTCGCTTCTGgtggtgctgctggtgcCTCTTCCCTTCTCTTCGTCTACTCCCTCGATTACGCCCGTACCCGTCTCGCCAATGATGCCAAGTCTGCTAAGGGTGGAGGAACTCGTCAGTTCAACGGCTTGGTCGATGTCTACAGGAAGACTCTCGCTTCCGATGGTATTGCCGGTCTCTACCGTGGATTCGTCCCCTCCGTCGTTGGTATCATCGTCTACCGTGGTCTCTACTTCGGTGTCTACGATTCGCTCA AGCCCGTTGTTCTCGTTGGTCAACTCGAAGGTTCCTTCCTTGCCTCCTTCGGTCTCGGATGGGGAGTCACCATTGGTGCCGGTCTCGCTTCTTACCCTCTCGATACCATCCGTCGTCGTATGATGATGACCTCTGGATCCGGTGTTAACTACAAGTCTATGTTCGATGCTGGATCTCAGATCATTGCCAAGGAGGGCACTAAGTCCCTCTTCAAGGGTGCTGGTGCCAACATCCTCCGTggtgttgctggtgctggtgtgttGTCCCTGTACGACAAGCTCCAGGAGATCATGTTCGGAAAGGTCTACTCCGGAG GCGGCTTGGCGGGTCGCTTCAAGTCGTTTATCTGA
- a CDS encoding E3 SUMO-protein ligase pli1 — MAATDVWMDYDAIRHGIKGNTVDRLKQILTGLNEECGTHMSKSGKKQEIIDRIIHTLESWRANNSEDKWMRAKSIIYQVRSHGSYTPSRMPSLTTTLPPVPNPHTAYDPPKPNHYTQALPGSSSSIGHYDPYAPPRRPTGLTPHPSSSATKVTGIRFKDSPFFAIDQSVSSLVECPESTSSTDRRSQSLTFTLTADQSTKMKTSSKFQLRLFCTSSVFFPGMGSFRAGNFPCPMEFPPTCEVRVNGTQITANLKGLKKKPGTAPPPDITKYSRTTGTNRVEMVYVNSQQPVQSKKYFIIIMLVEATTIDNLVNNLRGQHLKSAVEIREKMLQALSEDDDIIAGPQKMSLKCPLTFVRIVTPCRSSKCVHPQCFDATSWFTMMEQTTTWLCPVCERTLDHKDLIMDGYFDEILRQTPDSVEDVMVEADGQWHTTDNKYGSREWIAAHPPSANSSSSSSKKPPTPTHNPTCPPSNGSDQANSKGKQKEIFVLDDSDDDEDEGRVKRELSPSYASSMNLSFEGTLPPMTQPQSQSRPQSQPSTQVIDLTLDDSDEEHPIISHAQGKRRATESDLDNSADPVWKKARIDPSSRILPAPPVSSIPNSIATLPHTSLMNNHPPPSPVHYQSVFSGNVLPPPTVNGYPHYNAGRIGPANPSLQLPPLTNPTYRQPPPPNGQRWRPA; from the exons ATGGCTGCCACAGACGTATGGATGGACTATGAT GCAATTCGACACGGCATTAAGGGCAACACCGTTGATAGGCTGAAGCAAATCTTGACGGGTTTGAACGAGGAGTGTGGCACGCACATGTCGAAATCTGGCAAGAAACAGGAAATAATCGATAGGATTATTCATACGCTGGAGTCATGGCGAGCTAATAATTCTGAGGACAAATGGATGCGGGCCAAAAGTATCATATATCAAGTACGGTCTCATGGAAG CTATACGCCTAGTCGAATGCCATCGTTAACCACCACACTTCCACCCGTTCCCAATCCTCACACCGCGTACGACCCCCCGAAACCTAACCATTACACACAAGCCCTGCCAGGTTCAAGTAGTAGCATCGGTCATTACGACCCATATGCACCTCCTCGACGACCCACCGGTCTTACGCCCCATCCTTCGTCTTCTGCGACCAAGGTCACAG GGATCCGTTTCAAAGACTCCCCTTTTTTCGCAATTGACCAATCTGTATCCTCTTTGGTAGAATGTCCTG AATCCACAAGTTCTACAGATCGTCGATCACAATCGCTCACATTTACGCTCACAGCTGATCAATCAACGAAAATGAAAACTTC GTCAAAATTTCAACTTCGACTTTTCTGCACGTCATCTGTGTTTTTTCCTGGGATGGGATCTTTTAGAGCAGGAAACTTTCCGTGTCCCATGGAATTCCCTCCTACTTGCGAAGTGCGCGTGAATGGCACACAAATTACAGCTAACTTGAAaggattgaagaagaaacctGGAACGGCACCCCCTCCGGATATCACCAAATATTCGCGTACCACTGGGACGAACCGAGTTGAAATGGTGTATGTAAATAGTCAGCAACCGGTTCAATCAAAA AAGTACTTCATAATAATCATGCTCGTTGAAGCCACGACAATCGATAACCTGGTCAATAACCTACGGGGTCAGCATCTAAAATCAGCAGTGGAGATTCGTGAGAAAA TGCTACAGGCTTTGTCGGAAGACGACGATATCATAGCAGGACCGCAAAAGATGTCTTTGAAATGTCCA CTAACTTTTGTACGCATTGTGACCCCTTGTCGCTCTTCGAAATGCGTCCACCCTCAATGTTTTGATGCGACATCCTGGTTCACCATGATGGAACAAACGACGACATGGTTATGTCCCGTCTGTGAAAGAACTTTGGATCATAAGGATTTAATCATGGATGG GTATTTTGACGAAATTTTAAGGCAAACTCCAGACAGCGTCGAGGATGTCATGGTTGAAGCGGACGGCCAATGGCATACCACAGACAACAAGTATGGGTCTAGAGAGTGGATTGCAGCTCACCCTCCCTCAGCTaattcatcatcttcgtcatccaAGAAACCACCTACACCCACCCATAATCCTACGTGTCCACCATCGAATGGCTCAGACCAAGCCAACAGCAAGGGCAAGCAAAAGGAAATATTTGTGCTCGATGATTCGGatgatgacgaagatgaaggcCGCGTGAAGCGGGAGTTATCGCCGTCTTACGCCTCTTCTATGAATTTGTCTTTCGAGGGAACATTGCCCCCCATGACCCAACCACAATCACAGTCCCGGCCTCAGTCGCAGCCGAGTACACAAGTCATTGACCTGACTTTGGACGACTCGGACGAGGAGCATCCCATAATTTCTCATGCCCAGGGAAAACGTAGAGCGACGGAGTCCGACTTGGACAACTCGGCCGACCCAGTATGGAAGAAGGCGAGGATTGACCCCTCTTCACGCATCCTACCCGCTCCGCCAGTGTCTTCAATTCCGAACAGTATTGCAACACTCCCGCACACATCTTTGATGAACAACCATCCGCCTCCCTCCCCTGTTCATTATCAGTCCGTATTCTCCGGAAACGTTCTTCCTCCGCCCACTGTCAATGGTTATCCACATTACAACGCTGGGAGAATAGGCCCTGCCAATCCGTCACTACAACTCCCACCTTTGACCAACCCCACGTACCGCCAACCGCCACCACCCAACGGCCAGCGATGGCGACCAGCATAG
- a CDS encoding Nuclear migration protein nudC, with translation MVSDQEDNGTLTPEQREARDKEARLREQEEQAALPYSWTQELGEVDVTVPVPQGTRGKDLAITIDKKRLSVGLKGREPIMSGELCKEIKVEDSTWTVQDNKAVLIHLEKLNKQTWWENVLTHHPKIDTKKIEPANSKLDDLDSETRGMVEKMMFDNQQKQLGRPTSDEIKKMEALKKFQAAHPELDFSKAKIS, from the exons ATGGTCTCTGACCAAGAAGACAATGGTACGCTCACTCCTGAGCAACGCGAAGCCCGTGACAAAGAGGCAAGACTACGGGAACAAGAAGAACAGGCTG CCCTTCCTTACTCTTGGACCCAAGAACTAGGAGAAGTAGATGTGACTGTACCTGTGCCACAGGGTACCCGCGGCAAAGATTTGGCTATTACTATCGACAAGAAGAGGCTCAGTGTTGGCCTGAAAGGTCGGGAGCCCATTATGTCGGGAGAATTATGCAAGGAAATCAAGGTTGAAGACAGTACTTGGACCGTTC AGGATAATAAGGCTGTCTTGATTCACTTGGAAAAACTCAATAAGCAGACTTGGTGGGAGAATGTCTTAACACATCACCCCAAGATCGACACGAAGAAAATCGAGCCAGCAAATAGCAAACTCGATGATCTGGACTCTGAAACGAG AGGAATGGTCGAGAAAATGATG TTCGATAACCAGCAGAAG CAACTTGGACGGCCCACTTCTGACGAAATCAAAAAGATGGAG GCTCTGAAAAAGTTCCAAGCTGCTCATCCCGAGCTCGATTTCTCCAAGGCTAAGATCTCTTAA
- a CDS encoding Pre-rRNA-processing protein esf1, whose protein sequence is MSDPRFARLKSDPRFRRPKTKNNKVVIDERFKSVFEKDKKKPAGRKVDKYGRPISDTQDQDDLKRFYRLERDAEQHEDAESAPRKPDLARGEVLLESSDEEDEEGKAEEKDSDEEEDDGFVTLGRDSSRPIAVPNDDEEEDAEIDLDEDTFADLEAQAANYAKAHQDEDENEDAGGQRSRRLAIVNLDWDHVRASHLYKICASLVSPTAPVVRASAAKVPERTKDRKGKRGEGPAQVNVVRGKVLSVRVYPSEFGKERMAREETEGPPPEIFKKKDLDVDEINEKTVFEVGGEDEYDEDALRKYQLERLRYYYAVVTCDTVDAASHIYNELEGTELERSANVFDMSFVPDDMTFENEPRDEATDELNTTYKAVEFVTDALRHSKVKLTWDEDDPERTQITRRALTRKEIEESDFRAYIANTSSESEGEDAATAPKKKKKDKKASRDKLRALLLGGNDEAMPEGWGDDAKDDVDMEITFTPGLTEKKDEENETSLEKYQRKMREKRKKRKEELKEAKPKEKEKEKVLDDEFFEPDSDQDKPAPKTKKGKTKPAQNEEASSKQEATAEELALLVASDNPNAEPKHFNLKSVIKSEKQKKRRKGRKGKLEDDAEAQEDFTVDVKDERFKALFEDHKFAIDPSNPHFKKTKAMSALLDERQRRQRELWGDRDESIPIPKKDLPDQGSKSLQNLVESVKRKSAAIDAPGQGKRRKL, encoded by the exons ATGTCCGACCCCCGTTTCGCAAGACTCAAGTCAGATCCCCGCTTCCGCCGTCCCAAAACCAAGAACAACAAAGTTGTCATCGACGAGCGGTTCAAGAGCGTTTTCGAAAAGGACAAGAAAAAGCCCG CAGGTCGCAAAGTCGACAAGTACGGGCGGCCCATCTCTGATACGCAAGATCAGGACGACCTGAAACGGTTCTACCGCCTCGAACGTGATGCTGAACAACACGAAGATGCCGAGAGCGCACCAAGAAAACCTGATTTGGCACGCGGAGAGGTTCTCCTGGAGTCTTCagacgaagaggacgaggagggaAAGGCAGAGGAAAAGGAttcggacgaggaggaggatgatggATTCGTTACGCTAGGCAGAGACTCTTCGCGGCCTATAGCCGTCCcaaacgacgacgaagaagaagacgcagAGATCGACCTCGACGAGGACACGTTCGCAGACCTCGAAGCGCAAGCCGCAAATTACGCCAAAGCGCACCAGGACGAAGACGAGAACGAAGACGCAGGCGGGCAAAGGTCGCGCCGACTGGCGATAGTCAACCTCGACTGGGACCACGTCCGCGCGAGCCACCTGTACAAAATCTGCGCGTCCCTCGTCTCGCCCACCGCACCCGTCGTCCGCGCGTCCGCCGCCAAGGTGCCGGAGAGGACGAAAGACCGCAAGGGCAAGCGAGGCGAGGGCCCTGCGCAGGTCAACGTCGTCCGCGGCAAGGTCCTCAGTGTCCGTGTGTACCCCAGCGAATTTGGAAAAGAGCGGATGGCGCGCGAGGAGACAGAGGGCCCGCCACCTGAGATTTTCAAAAAGAAGGATCTGGACGTTGATGAAATCAATGAAAAGACCGTGTTTGAAGTTGGAGGCGAGGATGAGTATGACGAGGATGCGTTGCGAAAGTATCAGCTTGAAAGGCTACG ATATTATTATGCTGTGGTGACATGCGACACTGTGGACGCTGCGTCGCATATTTACAACGAGCTCGAAGGGACTGAGCTGGAACGTTCTGCAAACGTTTTTGATATGAGCTTTGTACCCGACGACATGACTTTTGAAAATGAACCCCG AGATGAAGCCACGGACGAACTCAACACTACATATAAAGCCGTCGAATTCGTCACAGAT GCTCTACGGCACTCCAAAGTCAAGCTCACATGGGACGAGGACGATCCGGAGCGCACCCAGATCACCCGCCGAGCACTAACACGTAAAGAGATAGAAGAATCAGATTTCAGAGCGTACATCGCCAACACCTCGTCCGAATCAGAAGGTGAAGACGCAGCAACAGCtcccaagaagaagaagaaggacaagaaggCTTCGAGAGATAAGCTGCGCGCACTCCTTTTGGGGGGCAACGATGAGGCCATGCCTGAAGGGTGGGGCGACGATGCGAAGGATGATGTCGATATGGAAATTACCTTTACTCCAGGGCTGACTGAAAAGAAGGATGAGGAAAACGAGACTTCGTTGGAGAAATACCAGCGCAAAatgagagagaaaaggaaaaagaggaaggaggagcTCAAGGAAGCCAAaccaaaggaaaaggagaaagaaaaggtgTTGGATGATGAATTCTTTGAGCCAGATAGTGACCAAGACAAGCCCGCTccgaaaacgaaaaaaggCAAAACGAAGCCTGCTCAAAATGAAGAGGCATCTTCAAAACAGGAAGCAACTGCAGAGGAACTGGCGCTACTGGTTGCATCAGATAATCCCAACGCCGAGCCCAAACATTTCAACCTCAAATCCGTCATCAAATCcgagaagcagaaaaagagGCGGAAAGGACGAAAGGGCAAATTAGAAGATGACGCCGAAGCGCAGGAAGATTTCACCGTCGATGTCAAGGATGAGCGGTTCAAGGCTCTTTTCGAGGATCATAAATTTGCCATTGATCCCAGTAACCCTCA CTTTAAAAAGACCAAGGCCATGTCCGCACTGCTTGATGAGCGACAACGACGGCAAAGAGAATTGTGGGGAGATCGTGATGAGAGTATCCCCATTCCAAAGAAAGACCTTCCCGACCAAGGCAGCAAAAGTCTTCAAAACCTGGTGGAGAGCGTCAAGCGGAAGAGCGCGGCAATTGATGCACCAGGACAAGGTAAACGACGAAAATTGTAG
- a CDS encoding 40S ribosomal protein S16-A encodes MASSVKAVQTFGKKKTATAVAHAREGRGLIRVNGSPINLVQPEVLRLKVYEPVLVAGEESFAPLDIRVRVKGGGHTSQVYAIRQAIAKAIVAYYAKYIDAYSAMELKKKLVAYDRTLLIADPRRMEPKKFGGHGARARRQKSVKIIVISGKGVTVTHSMDAPPSSQATQADAPQIFRNSDGSSLPIFTEAGGISGRPKFIRRLKKYGAFICSDPKEAEIILVNQDTTQGRQFIRDWGTDDTKVVLHYTWVTKSIEQERPLLADDNWGGCKTRDDGLPIGEDGVEDEDIRNFKPVEVKKPSSRVSDYDRHTPFSQLQQSARTSMPPPAASTSPTDSRSMTPMSVSQSQLSQVPTPAMAMQAMAMANPMAQMQFPMQMPGMVNPMVNPMMNQMLFQQMFNNMMMSATGGQFNEDAFKLALADIVTNKMPGSQLQASTFNRQETRSPSPVPEQALPFPEVPRKLSHRRMTSESSDSPPLSRMLDKKGKHKEGTPPPKRRKVLGSPSTNTSNDMKAKKSAGTTASSSKGKIFTTSGRPLSFFVQIDLHNRFNVVDAIKKNGGLIEKDHELADYVVLYSANKVQKTFNELLRAAQLAGKTAVPSKYIYECVEKGKLLSPSQYEFDNVVGGKRKRPSTAAVVDESDDIARKAEEKRLLRNQQQNERRKQRLLEVRAQAPKAALSEVAAKKAMLAEGLRKAEEKAAAKAKMMEASNSASISNGAMEGPPSPPVPPEHTRRLGGQGYAFTLEERQFAARSWKTHLVKDLGKDMDAWRKRASIAFRKSLRLSQVGSSSSVVESPMDEESPPRTSVTPIPHDFIPSQIAHPNGHVNPSTRDGLTEEEFKLLEEDDLNVISQFFAQTDDTEDEDEVWSRLGSTYPCQTRSNWQEFYQAHYEEVQRRYAEISSKESNH; translated from the exons atgGCATCATCAGTTAAGGCCGTCCAAACGTTCGGCAAAAAGAAA ACCGCGACCGCTGTTGCTCACGCTCGCGAAGGCCGCGGACTCATCCGTGTCAATGGCTCCCCCATCAACCTTGTCCAGCCTGAAGTCCTCCGTCTCAAGGTTTACGAGCCCGTTCTCGTCGCTGGCGAGGAGTCGTTCGCCCCCCTCGATATCCGTGTCCGTGTGAAAGGAGGAGGACACACTTCACAGGTGTATGCCATCCGCCAGGCCATCGCTAAGGCCATCGTCGCTTACTACGCCAAGTACATCGACGCCTACAGTGCCATggagttgaagaagaagttgGTGGCTTACGACCGAACTCTGCTGATTGCTGACCCCAGACGGATGGAGCCCAAGAAGTTCGGTGGTCATGGTGCCCGTGCCCGCAGACAGAAGAG TGTTAAGATCATTGTAATCTCGGGAAAAGGTGTGACCGTGACACAT TCAATGGATGCGCCTCCTTCGTCCCAGGCGACCCAAGCGGATGCTCCTCAGATATTCCGCAATTCAGATGGTTCCTCTCTGCCCATCTTTACGGAGGCCGGGGGCATAAGCGGTCGCCCCAAGTTTATTAGACGATTGAAA AAGTATGGCGCATTCATCTGCAGCGATCCTAAAGAAGCAGAGATTATCCTCGTTAATCAAGACACAACTCAAGGACGACAATTTATTCGCGACTGGGGCACAGACGACACTAAGGTTGTGTTGCATTACACTTGGGTCACTAAATCTATCGAGCAGGAGAGGCCTCTTCTTGCTGATGACAATTGGGGAGGCTGCAAAACGCGTGATGATGGGTTACCGATCGGAGAGGATGGCGTTGAAGACGAAGACATTCGGAA CTTTAAGCCGGTTGAGGTTAAAAAGCCATCTTCTCGTGTATCGGATTATGATCGTCATACACCCTTCTCCCAGTTGCAACAAAGTGCACGAACGTCCATGCCACCACCCGCAGCCTCGACGTCTCCTACAGACAGTCGGTCAATGACGCCTATGAGTGTATCCCAGTCGCAACTTTCCCAAGTCCCAACACCTGCTATGGCAATGCAAGCCATGGCAATGGCAAACCCCATGGCTCAGATGCAATTTCCCATGCAAATGCCCGGTATGGTAAACCCCATGGTAAACCCCATGATGAACCAAATGCTTTTCCAGCAAATGTTCAATAACATGATGATGAGCGCCACGGGTGGTCAATTTAATGAAGATGCATTCAAATTGGCCTTGGCAGACATAGTCACCAACAAGATGCCTGGATCACAGTTGCAAGCTTCAACATTTAATCGACAAGAAACGCGTTCCCCTTCACCCGTGCCTGAACAAGCATTGCCTTTTCCTGAAGTCCCGCGAAAATTGTCGCACCGTCGCATGACGAGCGAATCATCAGACTCGCCTCCTCTTTCTAGAATGTTGGACAAAAAAGGTAAACATAAAGAAGgcactcctcctccaaagCGTCGTAAGGTGTTGGGGTCACCTTCAACCAACACAAGCAATGATATGAAGGCCAAAAAGTCTGCTGGAACGACTGCAAGTTCATCAAAGGGAAAAATATTCACTACATCCGGTCGACCACTGTCTTTCTTTGTCCAAATAGATCTTCACAATCGTTTCAACGTTGTAGATGCTATTAAG AAAAATGGGGGTCTTATAGAGAAAGACCACGAACTCGCGGATTATGTTGTCCTTTATTCCGCCAACAAGGTACAGAAGACATTTAACGAACTCTTGCGTGCTGCCCAGCTTGCGGGGAAGACTGCAGTCCCGTCGAAATATATCTATGAATGTGTCGAAAAGGGAAAACTGCTTTCTCCCTCACAATATGAATTCGATAATGTGGTGGGGGGAAAGCGGAAGAGACCAAGCACGGCTGCAGTTGTTGATGAATCAGATGATATTGCCAGGAAAGCAGAGGAAAAACGGTTGCTTCGGAATCAACAGCAGAATGAACGGAGGAAGCAACGCCTTTTGGAAGTGCGGGCTCAAGCGCCGAAAGCTGCATTGTCAGAAGTGGCGGCAAAGAAAGCTATGCTGGCTGAAGGCTTAAGAAAAGCAGAAGAGAAGGCTGCCGCTAAGGCAAAAATGATGGAGGCCTCAAACTCTGCATCCATATCAAATGGTGCCATGGAGGGTCCTCCAAGTCCTCCTGTTCCTCCAGAGCATACACGGAGGTTAGGCGGTCAAGGCTACGCGTTTACCTTGGAAGAAAGACAGTTTGCTGCTA GATCCTGGAAAACACATCTTGTGAAAGACTTGGGGAAGGACATGGATGCATGGCGCAAACGGGCCAGTATAGCTTTTAGGAAATCTCTGCGCCTGTCCCAAGTTGGCTCGTCTTCCAGCGTAGTTGAAAGTCCTATGGATGAAGAATCACCACCGAGGACGAGTGTTACGCCCATCCCCCATGATTTTATCCCTTCGCAGATTGCCCATCCCAATGGTCATGTCAACCCCAGTACCCGTGATGGATTAACAGAGGAAGAATTTAAATTGCTAGAAGAGGACGACCTCAATGTTATCTCTCAATTTTTTGCACAGACTGATGAcacagaagacgaagatgaggtGTGGTCTCGATTGGGGTCAACA TATCCATGCCAGACACGGAGCAATTGGCAAGAATTTTATCAAGCACACTATGAAGAAGTTCAACGGCGTTATGCCGAGATTAGTAGCAAGGAAAGTAATCATTGA